CGTTCTCCTTGTGGATGACGCGGTCAATCAGCACGATCGCATTTGTTACTACGATACCGATGAGCATCAAAGCACCAATCATAGCAGAGATACTTATGCTTTCACCAGAGATATAAAGTGCGACAAGTGCACCGATTAAAGTAAACGGCAATGAGAACAGGATGGCGAATGGCGCCAATGCTCCGCCGAACGTTACGACGAGTACAAAATAAACGATCGCAATCGCGGCAAGCATCGCAAGTCCCAGCTGGCTGAAGGACTCATTGATATCCTCGGTTACCCCGCCCATCTTCACGTCTACACCATTAGGAAGATCAAGCTTATCGATTTCTTTCTTCACATCTGCAGATACTTTGTTTACATTTTTGCTGGTGACGTCGCCGCTGACACTCGCATAGATCTTATCGTCTTTGCGCGTAACCGTGTCTGCCGTTTCACCTTTTTTCACTTTCGCTACGTCACGGATGGCAACCACTTTGCCAGTAGCAGACTGCAGCTTTTTATCGGTTAGATCGTTAATGTCTTTGTATTTGCTTTTGTCGACTTTTACATAAACGTTAATGTCTTTGCCGTCTTTTTTCAGAGTGGTCAGCGCTGATTTATCGCCGGAATCATTCAGTTCCATGCCGATTTGGCTGGCGGTCAGACCGAGCTTGCTCAGCTTTTTCTGATCAGCGGCAATCGTGAATTCCTGGTACGATTTGGACAGGCTGGAATCCACATTTCTCAAGGAATTCTTATCGTCCATGATGTTCTGGACTTTTTCAGTGACAGGCTTAATGTCATTGATGTTGTTTCCATAGACTTGAACCTCTAGCTTATTGCTTCCGCCTGTAGCTCCAAAGTCTTGTGCCTTCCATTCCCCTTTGTTCGTTGTTCCCTGCAGGTCATCAATAACACGCTTCTGTTCTTTTTCAAAGTTCGGGGTATCTTTGTCATACTCCATAAAGAACATCGCCTGGTTGCTCGCTGCCGGATTCATCGGGTTCTCACCGCCAACGGAATACTGGATCGTCTTCACATGTTTACGGTCGATGAGCAATTTTTCAGCTTTAAGGGATTCTTTTTCCACATCTTTTCTCGTCTGCCCCGGTTCTGGGTTGAACGTTGCGATGACCATCTTCTGATCATCGGACGGCAGAAAGCTGACGCCGATTTTCGGAACAAGGAACAAACTTCCGGCTAGCAGAAGGATGGCAAGTCCGAATGAAACGAATTTATGGTTGAGTGACCAGTTCAGTACTCTTTTATAAAAGCCTGCAAGTGCACCCGATTTATCGTGGTCGACCTCCTTCTTGTTCTTTAACCCTTTTTTGAACAAGGAATCTGCAAACGCCGGAACGACCGTTATGGCCACGATCAGGGATGCCACGAGGGCGAAAACAATCGTTAAAGCAAACGGCAGGAAGAGCTCTCCGACAGGTCCTTTAACAAGGCCGAGCGGCAGGAATACTGCGATAGTGACAATTGTTGATGACATGATCGGGATAAACATCTCACGTGTTGCTGATGTGATCAGTACCTTGCCTTTGATGTGTTCGCCTGTTAGTGACATTCGGCGGTAGATGTTTTCGATAACGACGATCGAGTCATCGACTACCCGGCCGATGGCAACCGTCATGGCACCGAGTGTCATAATGTTGAGCGTGATATCCATCTGCTTCAGTGCAAGAATGGCCATTAGCA
This genomic stretch from Fictibacillus marinisediminis harbors:
- a CDS encoding efflux RND transporter permease subunit, which codes for MSSIIRFCLKNKFAIWLLTLLVVAAGLYSGLNMKLETMPNINTPIVTVSAVYPGATPEEVADKVTVPIEQKVKNLSGVDSVSSSSYQNISSVQIEYNFDKDMEKAKEEVQEALASISLPDSVDDPKVSRQSFNEFPILSLSVSDKDKSLKDLTNVVEDDVVPRLEGAEGVSSVQVAGQNVEEVQLDFKQDKLKEKGLTEDAVKQFIQGANSSMPLGLYNFNNKEKSVVVDGKITTIKELKNLEIPVTSPAPGPGAGNAQQAGKSPAATGGGNGGQSAETAVDQGTQQGAPGAGQKGTPAAGTARQQAQPSELPTVKLKDIASIKSVGKAESISRTNGHESIGVQIVKSADANTVNVADDVKKELKQIKKDHPGLKTVNVFDQATPIKESVSTMLNKALIGGLFAVIIILLFLRNFRSTVIAVISIPLSLLMAILALKQMDITLNIMTLGAMTVAIGRVVDDSIVVIENIYRRMSLTGEHIKGKVLITSATREMFIPIMSSTIVTIAVFLPLGLVKGPVGELFLPFALTIVFALVASLIVAITVVPAFADSLFKKGLKNKKEVDHDKSGALAGFYKRVLNWSLNHKFVSFGLAILLLAGSLFLVPKIGVSFLPSDDQKMVIATFNPEPGQTRKDVEKESLKAEKLLIDRKHVKTIQYSVGGENPMNPAASNQAMFFMEYDKDTPNFEKEQKRVIDDLQGTTNKGEWKAQDFGATGGSNKLEVQVYGNNINDIKPVTEKVQNIMDDKNSLRNVDSSLSKSYQEFTIAADQKKLSKLGLTASQIGMELNDSGDKSALTTLKKDGKDINVYVKVDKSKYKDINDLTDKKLQSATGKVVAIRDVAKVKKGETADTVTRKDDKIYASVSGDVTSKNVNKVSADVKKEIDKLDLPNGVDVKMGGVTEDINESFSQLGLAMLAAIAIVYFVLVVTFGGALAPFAILFSLPFTLIGALVALYISGESISISAMIGALMLIGIVVTNAIVLIDRVIHKENEGLSTREALLEAGATRLRPILMTALATIGALIPLALGFEGGGLISKGLGVTVIGGLTSSTLLTLVIVPVVYEFLMKLTRGKKKQLNS